TTGCGTCCTTTAAATCATGCCAAACGTCACCTGTATTTCTAGGCTGTATATGAAAGATCCTTCAGTTTGGAACTTTGCAGTAGGCATTGGTAAACAGCTCACATTTAATTGATTTAAGCAGTGTCTGATTGATTCTGATTTTTTGGGCTAATTCGGGACATATGTGCCTATATGTGTGTTTTACTAACCTGCAACCTTGAGCCAGTTTCGTGAGTTATCTTCCCCATTAAACACTCCACCTTTGACCTCTCTAAGGAAGCGTTTTAGGGTGCTTGCAACATCGTCCACCCCGAACTTGTCGGAAAAACATACATTCCGTGCGTCTTGCTGGAAACTATCCAGCAGTGCTGACACTCTTGAGGTGGTTCCACTCTTCCGATAGATCCCTGCTGACATGAGACCtgaacacatacacatgcacagttTAACTCGGGTGTAATCCGTCTGCTGAGTATACTGcatatagtgtgtgagtgtgtttggtgtgtgtgtgtgtgtatgtctgtaccATGGCGGGTGACGTATTCGATGCAGCGCTGGACGGTGATTGGTATTCCTGATTTGGTGAGCTGTTGCTGAGACAGCATCTCATTTCCGGATCCTGCACCCCGCCGGAGCGAGCTTATCCACCCGGGGAAATGCGGCCTCTGGTCAAAAGAGAGGTGCACATATCCCCccctccaccccaacaccacATCTCCTGCACCATCGCCTATAgctgaaaacacacaaacacacacacacagaaacacaggtgTGAATATgaagcagtttttttattatatattttttctgtcctAACTGGAGCAGCTTTTGCATCTAGACACCTGAGGCATCAGATTGCATCTACTGCAAGAAGAAGCACTGATAAAAACTACTGAgaatttaaaatgaatgtacCTGCTGCTCCAAAAcatatacttaagcaataatacactcgaggtttgtgctataatatgtaatattggcactgctgtgctgcagtcaaaGGTGGCCATAGGCagagtactgtagatcagcacagcagtgctaatattacatgttatagcatgaacctcgagtttataattgtaattataccacagttccattgtcGCTGTttgttaaaagattttgagttaaagaggaagagaaaatatgatctattatcatattttatatggttataaacactccacaagttaaaatagttccattctcTGTTCCAtagctctgtttggtttgtaagcgctgcattgttgctatgTTACCTGTATTTGGCGGAgtagtacatggagagctttggttacagtgcattacgggctgataacagcactcatagagcacctctcagccaatcaaattggaGGGTGATAGCTAATTGTGGTAtaatgcaccatttaaggtggaacagaaaattctAAGGTGCCAGAATGTACCTGCTGCACTGTTCTATTGCTGCTCTACTAATGTCCTTTGTGATGAGAACTGTAAACTTAAACTAAAGTACAAATACAACCCAAATCCTACAAATttaggacagtatggaaaatgcaaataatgcaaacagtctttcttacatttactttatcTCTGATTTAGTTACAGATTAATTATATGccctttatttcatttaataatacagctctggaaatagaattagagaccacttaaaatgatgagattTTATCagattgaaaaactctggaatataatcgaaaagaagatggatgatcacaagccatcaaaccaagctgaactgcttgaatatttgcaccaggagtaaaggcataaagttatccaaaagcagtgtgtaagactggtggaggagcatgtgccaaaatgcataaaaactgtgattaaaaaccagggttattccaccaactattgatttctgaggccttaaaactttattaatatgaacgtatttgaggtctgaaatgcATCTTTTTGTTAATGGGAATACAGTTTACTGGGTGTTATGGTTGTTATTAATGGAAGGATAGGTAAGAGTCCTTCTAGGTTACCAGTGTGTGTGAGGCTTACTCAGTGTGTGTAGTCGAAGAAGGTTGATGTCCTGTACAGAGTCTTCCAGAAGGACCTGCAGCATGGAGCCACTCAGACAGAACCAGCCGGTCCCTAAGCTCCCTTCAGTGCACAGCAGACGACCCAGCCGATCACAGAgtccacacacactactgagagCTGTAGGAAGCATAGCCTGAGAAATGAAAACACACAAAGTTGAGCTTCTTTCTGTGCTTTCCAAAGTTGTCTGGTAACACTATTACaacaattttaagtgttttaacacCACAATAACGTAAGAATGCATGTTAAAATTATTCTGATTACCATGGAAATAGCTCTAAACCACTCCTTGATAGTGACGATGTCATCAGCTCCAAATAGGTAGACCCGTCCCGCATCCGTGTATATTTCAAGGGTGTGTTCAAACCTGCCAGACAATCAAATGAATATGATAATCACACATAACAATCTCTCTAGGCtgatgtttttattacattttaagggGTGTATGAGTTTGTGTATGCGCACAGATGAGATGGACAGCATTACCCATGATTCCCTGGGCTGTTGAGAGACAGGCAGATGATTTCACTTGTCTTCATACTGCCACACCGGTGAGTCATTTGCTCGGTTTTATAGTAGGTGAACATGCCGGCATTGAGGGAGCACCACCTCTGGGTGAactctacaaacacacacactgcattataTTCATGCTGCTTGGGAAGTGCTCTTAGCCAAAGTGTCTTACATCTGAAAAATGAAACACGAGTAAGGGTGCAGTTTAAGAAGTCTTGCCCAAGGTGGTAAATCTTACTGGTGTGGTTACAGTGTTAATAAATGGTGAGTGTGAGTTTATAGATAAATGGTGAGTGTGAGTTCATAGATTAGTTTTAATATGTGGAAAATAATCAGTCCTTCACAGCCAACAATTCTATTTTTTGTCAAGTTTTTCTCCTATGGCCACcttctccccctatcactagaatACTAGCAGATGCCTCCTcgtgtgaaatcagccaccattCCTTTTTTTTCAACTTGCTGCTGATTTATCATTACCGAGTAGCCAGAGCACTTAAcccacagatgcctgtgctgatcaacatcaccttgtgagggatgtgaggagagagagcgccatctactcagccagagagagcaaggccaattgttttctctctgactctggctgctgatggcaagcagcatgaccaatTGGAACTAGCAATATTCAGATCACAGTGGCAGttccttagtccgctggaccattCGGAGCCCTTCAGCTATGAGTGTGTTTTTAGAGGGATTTCTTCCCAAATGAATGCCATCATTACACCCCACCTGAATCTCACACGAATCCCATCTACGCCACATTAGCAGTGTACAACCATGATGGGGCCATGAAAAACCTCTTGGTCCCATCTTTGACCCTGATGGGGCCCATAACTGACatactgatatacagctctggaaaaaatgtgatttttttattttaccaaattgaaaacctctggaatataattaagagaaagatggatggatggatcacaagccatcaaatcaagctgaactgcttgaatttttgcaccaggagtagcttaaagttatccaaaagcagtgtgtaagactggtggaggagaacatgccaagaacaggaacactttaattaaaaaacagggttattccaccaaatattgatttttttttttttgcattatttgaggtctgaaagctctacatctttttgttatttcagccatttcttatttaccgcaaatacattctttaaatgaaaatatttttatttggaatttgggagaaatgttgtccgtagtttatagaataaaacattgttcattttactcaaacatatacctataaatagcaaaatcagagaaactgaagtggtctcttattttttccagagctgtatgtggggcCACCATGAAACCTGTGGACAAAACCTTCTGGTTTCTATTTGGAATACCTATACAGCACTTcatgggcatgttatctgggTCAGGAGTAAATCATATTAAAATTGTGATGGAGGGGTTTGACATGTGTATGTGTTCCCACACCTCTTAGGTGTTTCAGTAAATAGACTCCACCCACCTGATCTGGGTTTCTGCTCTGTGATTGGTCGATTAGCGGAAGCCACTTTGAACAAGTACCCGCTCAGAGAGGGTGCAGTGTTGACCTCTGACTTCACAGTGtctgcacaaaaaaaatcacaattttttcTCATACCAACATTTCAGAGGCTTCCAAGTGGCACAATTATCTAAACATTAGCTAACAGTCAGATCCTCATGAAAACAACACATAAACCATATTTTCTAATTCACTTTTTATATTCACTTTGTTGATGCCACTTCGGTAATGTTACTGATGTCAAGGGTTATTTGCCTAAAGGGGTCTCAGTATGACAGGGTGGAAGCAATACTTGGACACATTTCAATggcaatttatattttttatgattttatttaagtttttaatatctaaatgaataataaaatgtcTAAACACTTTCAAAACTTTAGgaaaatatgcttaaaaaaactgtaaaaatgtacaaaaagtactttaaagtgaaggttaacatcCCTCTATATCTGTAATATTAAGTAAATTCAGAGTAAATTTTGACAAAGGCATTCCTACattgtgtttgtataaaattaTGATATGTAAAGAATTATGCTGTGGACAGCAAAggtatttattttaatgctgaACTAGAAATAACTATGTAATATATACTTTTCTGAAGAAACCACACAGTCCATAGAATATGAACAGTGTCAATCTAGAAATTAATGTTTTTGTGTGAAAGTGTTTCAGTTGATTTCAGTTAATGATGGTGTACTAATGCAGAGCTCAGcagagtaatattacagaattttacagGACAATATAAGCTATTCTCCCTCTTTTCAGCATCACATCTGTTTAAGGTACAAAATACTTCAAAATATAAGAAAGACTCCTAGTCTAAACTTTACTAGGGCTTGGAAGTAAGTATTAACACTGACTCTTGTATTAGTTCGGTGCTGTGTTATCCTGTTaacacttctgtgtgtgtgtgtgtatacctgaTTTCTGGTTGTGTTTCAGCAGTTCCACCTGATTTGTTTGCCCACTGTGCATTGCAAGGGCAAGAGGAGTAGGGAATTCTGGGATACCAGTGGAGCTGTTTATATCTGCACCCGAAAACAGCAGACGGAAAGTCTCCACAATATTACTACCCTTTACTGCAGCACACagcgcctgagagagagagagagagagagagagagagcatggtgaGAGGGTTTTTGTTACCTTGTTTCTGTTTAATTGTCAAAATGAGTTACGACACTTTGGTAATTTCCTATTACTGTaaattatactacagttagttccgactctgcaatgtgattggctgagtgcCAAACAGCAAACACTTTGCTCTATACAGTGAAAGAGACGTGTTCCAAATGTCCTATTATCCTCATAACACCTAAAAATGGAAATTCTGTGTATTACTGACATTGTTGAGCGCCTCCTGCTGGCCGGAGAGATGGTGCTGTTTCCGGAAAGTTCCTTTTAGGTATTTTGCAGTGGCATAGGCAAGCCGCTCGCTGCTGCTGGACTCCACGTTCAGAATCTCACTGCTGGGAATGTTTTCCGCCCAGAAACTGTTTACTTTACCATTACCTAGCTGCAGAAACAGCTAccaacaaaaaatacattattagtgCACAAGACTGGATGATCTGCAATATATGTAGAGAAATATTTTACTAATGATAAAcataagaataataaaagaaaatagtaaCACACAACTCAGGAGCAATGAGTAGCATCCAATCAGAGCACAGAAAAAATGGCTTCTGTGTATTACATTGTAGTATGGCACTTATGCATTGTTTAGTGTTTTGTAATTGTGTATTGTTGAGAAGTGGTAGTAGTACTGCGTGGTGTTGTAAAGCAAAGTTTATTGTTGTGAGGTGTTGTGCAGTATTGTGTAGTGTTGTTTAGGGTAGTGAAATGTTTGGTAGTGTTGTGTAGCATTCTGTAGTGTTGTGAAGTGTTGTGTAGCATTGTGTAGTGTAGTGAAGTGTTGTGTAGCATTGTGAAGTGATGTTTAGTATTGTGTAGTGTTGTGAATTTTTTTGTAGTATTGTGTAGTGTTGTGAAGTTTTTTTGTAGTATTGTGTAGGGCAGTGAAGTGTTGTGTAGCaatgtgtaaagttgtgtaggtAGTGAAGTGATGTGTAGCACTGTGTAGTGGTATTGTGTAGTATTGTGTAGTATTGTGTAGTTATAAATAGATTATAAACACTACTATTAATGCTTCTGAAGAattaaagctttaagagtttggcttatattttatactaaaatataaagTTCACGCTGTCTAACAGGAGATTATAGAAATAAACATGGCAGAAGTTGAGCTGAGCAGCAATTCTGGAGGAGAACTTTACCTTTATCAGATCTTCAGTCCACAGCTGATCATTCCCCTTCAGACTGAACACTTTAGACACAGAGGGCCCCAAACACCTGTGGGCAtctgtcaccacacacacacacacattctgctcTGTATCgctaataaaataactattatattatgtatgtatTCGTTTGTGTGTACCTGCACATCGTTCACACAGCAGAACACACAGGTTGACTGAGGCCCACTCTGGCGAATCAGCGCCACAGTCTGCACACACACGGTTAAACTCCTTACTCCAAAGTTTCTCACACACTCTGGAAACCGGTGCtgaactcctcacacactccGCCAAACACGCGCACCACCGCTGCCGCTCAGCTTCAGACTCCACCAcaaaactaaaacacacacacgcacacaaatagGAACATAAGAACTACCACTTAAATAGGGAAGATTTAATAATATCTAAAGCTCTTGTAGGGGACGATGAACCTTTGCTTTAACCGGGAATGGTTAATGGCACCTGCCATTCCCAAAGGGCGTGATAATCTATCACTTTAATAGAGAAAAATTAATGGTACCGGGTAGTCCAGAAGAGAGGAATGAACTATCACTTTAATAGGGGTGGATTTACGGTACCTGAAGGTCCGGTAGGGGGTGATGACACTGAAGGATTTGCTGGACTCCTTCAAGCTCGCCTTGCTCAGATCAATATCAGTGATGCCCAAACCATTCATgtactcctacacacacacaaacacacacacacacacacacacacacactttaatttcaggaaaaatgtgCTCATAGTGCTATACATTTAAATTTAGGCGATACAACATGAACACACACCTGTCTATTTTTAAACAGATAAATTCTGTTGTTGTTGATAACAGTGTAGACTTTAGTGCGTGGGGACGTCATCTCCAACAAACCCTCAGTTTTGGCTAAACAAGATTTAAAAAACACTCCCCCACCGCCATTCTGCTGTCGACGACGCAGAACTTCTTCCAGACTTTTTATCCATTCACTTCGCGCCTCTACAAAACACACATTTGAAGAGATTAAAGATTAGGGATTAGAGATTAATATGGAGATTAATTTGTAAAGATACTTTGCtttatcagttgtaaaaagcacaaaTAATCATTTGGATTTAAATTTTATGTAATCAGTTGTAGAGGATGGTGTGCAAAGAGCAGATTAAAATGACTTCTTGTAGCGTTTAGTGTGTGTCGATTAGGGGTGGAGTGTAGGGATTAAAATTTAGTGTGTGGGGATTATAAAGAGTGCAGTGTAAAGAGATTGCTTGTAGGATTAAGTGGGTAAATATTACTGTGGTAAGATTGAAGATAAGTGTGTAAAACTGTAGGGTATATTGTGCAGAGGGTATGTATAGGGATTACCTTGTAGGGTTTAGTGTATATAGATAACTGTGGAGGGGTAAGAGATAAGTGTGCATGGAGGTCGGTCGGTATATAGGGATCAGTTGTTTAGTATTGTGTGCAGAGAGTAGTGAAGAGAGATTCATTTGAAAAGTTTACTGTGTTGAGATTGCGGTCGACTACTCAGAACTTCCTCCAGACTTTTTATCCATTCATTTCGCATCTCTACAAAACACACATTTGAAGTGATTAAAGattaaaattaatgaattatatattattttagatattaatTTGTAGAGCTACTTGTTTTCATCAGTTGTAAAAAACACTTgacaaataatatttataatattttttatggaGAGTGCAGTGTAAAGAGATTGCTTTTTAGGATTTAGTAAGTAGCTAATAGTGTGACAAGATTGAAGATTAGTTTGTAAGTTTGTAGGGTATAGTGTGCATAGGATATTTATAGGGATTACCTTGTAGGGTTTAGTGTACAGAGATAACTGTGGAGGGGTAAAAGATTAGAGTGCATAGAGGTTATAGTCAGTATATAGGGATCAGTTGTGTAAATATTGTGTGCAGAGAGTAGAGAAGAAAGATTCCTCTGTAAAATTTACTGTGTAGAGATTACTACGAAGAGAGACATAGTTTGCAGGGATTAGGTATTAGTGTGCATAGGAATAATAGATTAGAGTGTAGGGATAAGTGTGATGGGATTAGGCATTACTGTGTATATATTAGCTGTAAAGGGATTAGGCCTTAGTCTGTAAAGATTAGTGTGGTGGGATTATGCATTACTGTGTATATATTAGCGTAAAGGGATTAAGCATTAGTGTGAAGGGATTAGGCGTCAATCTGTAGAGATTAGTGTGAGGGTATTATGCATTAGTTTGTAGAGGTTAGTATGAAGGTATTGGGCATTAGTGTGTTGAGATTAGAGTGAGGGGGTTATGCATTATTTTGTAGCGGTTAGTTTGAAGTGATTGGCATTAGTCTTTAGGGATTATAAATCAGTGAGtttaagggtgaatcccatttctccccttggccctaccccttacccctacccctctgttttgcgcatgcacgtcaaggggtaggagtgtcccgattcctgttaggatgaagtggtaggggtaaggggtagggctagttagcccttcaaacggagattttccagacccacacttcgtaccgaggggtatgagaatgactggcaagatggcggaacaagcgaccaaagaaagtattttccatgttaaaaattacgattagcactgtattaccttagtttattgtgtagttttgatgttttatggctgaattcttcgtaacaagcataaaacgttcgctagtagttcgtttcggtagctagctagctagctaactttcccgttccaccttaaatggtgcaacagatggcaggcgctaccgcatttaaggcggaacggaaaaaataaatcaaataaaaaaataatcagagctaatttcagctccccatcacagaggaattaaggaatggacaatattaattaatttctgcacctcctgccccctttctgtacacatacaatgccctaaagttaactagtaaaccagcagctaggctactgaactttagcgctccactgctatcatcacatcagcccagcagggtcacctacacaccaccgctagtagcctggtcataaatcagtgctatttatttatgtatttattgttcattgacaaacgtcattgtgatataccagtgattcctctgtcactgaggacccatattcttgcacattatattgtttttgtaacacattacctgctccaggaccagtgttgggaaccagtgtgatatacaatttctagtatattatggaggctattttcaataagattcacctttcaccgggtgcttgaagggttgtcccaattcctaggggtaggattttaccccttccccttgtaactccgttccaaggggaaggattacactcgaaaagaaggggtaggggtaaggggtagggccaaggggagaaatgggattcaccctaacTCACGGTTGGATTCTGTTTTGAATAAAAATGTTCGGTTCAGAGTGATGAGCTCGAATCGCTGATCGCCAGCAGGCTGAACTGCACTCACACATTGCAGAGATATCATCCGCTTAGAGTACACCtcctagagaaagagagagagaaaacacaatgGAAACTGAACTGATAGGCTAATACTCACCGACTACTGTAAGACTGTAGTGGTGATAACTTGACAGAATACAACATAAACTGATTTGTCAAACCTTGCTGTTTTGAAAATATCTCAGATATTTATGATCCAGCTGCACCCATCGTCTCTGAAACCTCTTCCCCCTGAAAACATACACAATACAGAAAACAACAGATAAACCATCCTGTTAGAGATCAGTGTGTATGGTTTTGAGGTATTTGGGGGCTAAAGACACAATGGGAAAACTTCCTGTCAACTTCATGATTTctaaagtttcatattttgccagctgcagaaatcacaaacctggctggctggctactgtcagcaactagtgggagagTCCCCCTTAAAGGGGATTCTGTAAAAAAATCTGATAGTGTCCTTGTATTTTCTTTGTACTTAGATATTCACACTatttaaaggggcgctcacacagttcgttgttgcattcaattcatagcCAGTCATTGTCTCGGGGGCCCCAGGCCAGTTTGGGCCCCTTTGCACTTCATTGGTTTGCCTACCTTGTTACAGCAGGCCTAGGGGTGTGAAGCCTGATTTAAGGAAGTTTGTCCGGTGAGGCAAGATGAGGCTTATTTGCCTCAAATGGATTTTTGAAGCAGTTTAGAATGCAACTCAAGTGGAATGTTAAACATTTATTACAAGGCATCCTGTATTACTTGTTTGCAACAGTTTTCAACTAAAGAAGCAAGCTTCAGATACAAAACACACTTACCCTTTAGGAGGAGTTTTATCAAGCCAACCTGATTTAACAACAGGCTCTGGGTGTGAATCCTTAGGATAGTCCGGAAAATGTGAACAGGGCAGATCAATGCTCTCCTCACTAacagaaacacacagattaaaggGTATAGTTACACAAACTATGACAGAATAGTGTGTGGCTACAGTCCGGTTCAGACAGAACTGTGTAGGGCTACAGTCGGGTTTTAGACAGAACTGTATCGGCTTCAGTCAAGTTCAGACAGAACTGTGTCGGCTACAGTCAGGTTCAGACAAAACTGTGCTAGCTACAGTCGGGTTCAGACAGAATTGTCTTGACTACAGTGGGGTTCAGAAAGAACTGTCTTGGGCTACAGCCGGGTTTTAGACAGAACTGTGTCGGGCTACAGTCAGGATCAGACAGAACTGTATCGGCTACAGTCGGTTTTAGACAAAACTGTGTTGGCTACAGTCAGGTTAAGACAGAACTGTGTTGGCTACAGTCGGGTTTAGACAAAACTGTGTAAGCTACAGTCAGGTTCTGACAGAATTGTGTCggaaaaatagtttaaagtatttttttcagtataaaacttcttctgcttgcctttatTAGTGTAAACATCATAaaccccctgcaataaacaaaaaactaaaagaaaattcaatgttatgttttaatgttatgtaaagctattatgtctaatatgttggtctttttaaagtagtaaagtagta
This genomic interval from Astyanax mexicanus isolate ESR-SI-001 chromosome 1, AstMex3_surface, whole genome shotgun sequence contains the following:
- the arap1a gene encoding arf-GAP with Rho-GAP domain, ANK repeat and PH domain-containing protein 1 isoform X5 produces the protein MAKKEEEKSRTLRNFRSLSVEEDRRHSFFMRDREESIDLPCSHFPDYPKDSHPEPVVKSGWLDKTPPKGGKRFQRRWVQLDHKYLRYFQNSKEVYSKRMISLQCVSAVQPAGDQRFELITLNRTFLFKTESNQARSEWIKSLEEVLRRRQQNGGGGVFFKSCLAKTEGLLEMTSPRTKVYTVINNNRIYLFKNRQEYMNGLGITDIDLSKASLKESSKSFSVITPYRTFSFVVESEAERQRWCACLAECVRSSAPVSRVCEKLWSKEFNRVCADCGADSPEWASVNLCVLLCERCADAHRCLGPSVSKVFSLKGNDQLWTEDLIKLFLQLGNGKVNSFWAENIPSSEILNVESSSSERLAYATAKYLKGTFRKQHHLSGQQEALNNALCAAVKGSNIVETFRLLFSGADINSSTGIPEFPTPLALAMHSGQTNQVELLKHNQKSDTVKSEVNTAPSLSGYLFKVASANRPITEQKPRSEFTQRWCSLNAGMFTYYKTEQMTHRCGSMKTSEIICLSLNSPGNHGFEHTLEIYTDAGRVYLFGADDIVTIKEWFRAISMAMLPTALSSVCGLCDRLGRLLCTEGSLGTGWFCLSGSMLQVLLEDSVQDINLLRLHTLTIGDGAGDVVLGWRGGYVHLSFDQRPHFPGWISSLRRGAGSGNEMLSQQQLTKSGIPITVQRCIEYVTRHGLMSAGIYRKSGTTSRVSALLDSFQQDARNVCFSDKFGVDDVASTLKRFLREVKGGVFNGEDNSRNWLKVADVSHHRAKLSMYQNLLSELPEVNRETLKVLLNHLYCVHHLSEFNQMTMGNLGIVFGPTLFQTDGSDPRTYTVVEEMIQNYCAIFNVPEEELQKELDATSLILNKINDQTSSKFAPSLSICAVYIEKKEEGAELLVQVGSNVTAKQLVLQVLEMRGIEPFAEEMWTCYEVQEKEEMERELHFEEKVLPFYFSLGPDCHLLVKKSQYSNDIKNYLSGKNEVYKVGTLRVCEVKGDKNRNFISHQCELTKGTLKLYKDKESSLCEKEWSVQEGTLYYGYRSKLSPPTPWGLILVCGQQQWYFCCDNEDEFIEWMATFLSLQCGENR
- the arap1a gene encoding arf-GAP with Rho-GAP domain, ANK repeat and PH domain-containing protein 1 isoform X3 codes for the protein MAKKEEEKSRTLRNFRSLSVEEDRRHSFFMRDREESIDLPCSHFPDYPKDSHPEPVVKSGWLDKTPPKGGKRFQRRWVQLDHKYLRYFQNSKEVYSKRMISLQCVSAVQPAGDQRFELITLNRTFLFKTESNQMRNEWIKSLEEVLSSRPQSQHKARSEWIKSLEEVLRRRQQNGGGGVFFKSCLAKTEGLLEMTSPRTKVYTVINNNRIYLFKNRQEYMNGLGITDIDLSKASLKESSKSFSVITPYRTFSFVVESEAERQRWCACLAECVRSSAPVSRVCEKLWSKEFNRVCADCGADSPEWASVNLCVLLCERCADAHRCLGPSVSKVFSLKGNDQLWTEDLIKLFLQLGNGKVNSFWAENIPSSEILNVESSSSERLAYATAKYLKGTFRKQHHLSGQQEALNNALCAAVKGSNIVETFRLLFSGADINSSTGIPEFPTPLALAMHSGQTNQVELLKHNQKSDTVKSEVNTAPSLSGYLFKVASANRPITEQKPRSEFTQRWCSLNAGMFTYYKTEQMTHRCGSMKTSEIICLSLNSPGNHGFEHTLEIYTDAGRVYLFGADDIVTIKEWFRAISMAMLPTALSSVCGLCDRLGRLLCTEGSLGTGWFCLSGSMLQVLLEDSVQDINLLRLHTLTIGDGAGDVVLGWRGGYVHLSFDQRPHFPGWISSLRRGAGSGNEMLSQQQLTKSGIPITVQRCIEYVTRHGLMSAGIYRKSGTTSRVSALLDSFQQDARNVCFSDKFGVDDVASTLKRFLREVKGGVFNGEDNSRNWLKVADVSHHRAKLSMYQNLLSELPEVNRETLKVLLNHLYCVHHLSEFNQMTMGNLGIVFGPTLFQTDGSDPRTYTVVEEMIQNYCAIFNVPEEELQKELDATSLILNKINDQTSSKFAPSLSICAVYIEKKEEGAELLVQVGSNVTAKQLVLQVLEMRGIEPFAEEMWTCYEVQEKEEMERELHFEEKVLPFYFSLGPDCHLLVKKSQYSNDIKNYLSGKNEVYKVGTLRVCEVKGDKNRNFISHQCELTKGTLKLYKDKESSLCEKEWSVQEGTLYYGYRSKLSPPTPWGLILVCGQQQWYFCCDNEDEFIEWMATFLSLQCGENR